From the genome of Cellvibrio japonicus Ueda107, one region includes:
- a CDS encoding aspartate aminotransferase family protein produces MSSLMNTFGTRTLTLVRGEGSRVWDDQGKSYLDAISGIAVCGLGYSHPAVTKALAEQAATLIHVSNLYNIPQQQHLGDLLTQFSGMEKAFFSNSGAEANEAAIKIARKYGNDKGVKSPSIIVMENSFHGRTMATLSATGNTKVQIGFEPLVEGFVRVPYDDVPAVKAALAQHDNIVAILVEPVQGEGGVRVPAADYLNQLRTLADEHDLLLMLDEIQTGNGRTGTFFAFQHNGILPDVLTTAKGLGNGVPIGACLARGKAAEVFQPGNHGTTFGGNPLACSAGIAVLETLRNDNLLTRVQYLGDKLLAGFRQALAGNTKVVDIRGKGLMLGIELNAPCPELVQKGRDLGVLINVTAGSTIRLLPTFILTDAEADDLISKVVQLVTEF; encoded by the coding sequence ATGTCCAGCCTTATGAACACTTTCGGCACCAGAACACTCACCCTTGTGCGGGGCGAGGGTAGCCGCGTGTGGGATGACCAGGGCAAATCCTATCTGGATGCCATTAGTGGTATCGCTGTCTGTGGCCTGGGCTATTCCCACCCGGCTGTAACCAAGGCACTGGCCGAGCAGGCCGCCACCCTGATCCATGTCTCCAACCTCTACAATATTCCCCAGCAACAGCACCTGGGCGATTTGCTCACCCAATTCAGCGGTATGGAGAAAGCATTCTTCTCCAACTCCGGTGCAGAAGCCAATGAAGCGGCGATCAAGATTGCGCGCAAATACGGTAATGACAAGGGCGTAAAAAGCCCCTCGATTATCGTGATGGAAAACAGTTTCCATGGCCGCACCATGGCCACCCTGAGCGCAACAGGCAACACCAAAGTACAAATTGGCTTTGAGCCCCTGGTTGAAGGCTTTGTGCGCGTCCCCTATGACGACGTACCTGCGGTAAAAGCCGCGCTGGCACAGCACGACAATATCGTTGCCATACTGGTCGAGCCCGTACAGGGCGAGGGCGGCGTACGTGTACCGGCAGCCGATTATCTCAACCAACTGCGCACCCTGGCCGATGAGCATGATCTGCTGCTGATGCTCGATGAAATCCAGACCGGCAATGGCCGTACCGGCACCTTCTTTGCGTTCCAACATAACGGCATACTGCCGGATGTATTGACCACCGCCAAAGGCCTGGGCAATGGTGTCCCCATTGGCGCCTGCCTGGCACGCGGCAAAGCCGCCGAGGTATTCCAGCCAGGTAACCATGGCACCACCTTTGGCGGTAACCCCCTGGCCTGTAGCGCCGGGATTGCCGTACTGGAAACCCTGCGCAATGACAACCTGCTCACACGCGTGCAATATCTGGGCGATAAACTGCTAGCCGGTTTCCGCCAGGCACTGGCAGGTAACACCAAGGTGGTCGATATCCGCGGCAAGGGATTAATGCTTGGTATTGAACTCAATGCCCCCTGTCCTGAGCTGGTTCAGAAAGGGCGCGACCTGGGAGTATTGATCAATGTAACCGCCGGCAGCACCATCCGCCTGCTGCCCACCTTTATTCTCACGGATGCAGAAGCTGACGACCTCATCAGCAAGGTGGTTCAACTGGTGACAGAGTTTTAA
- a CDS encoding TonB-dependent receptor family protein, producing MATIAPSTASELLPVNVPVYSFPLFHLLLGAGLLLPSLAWASSGQVLETLVVTAKPTVPSALSVNLVTRSTQDLLPGPGAEVADWLQGLPGVQVDNRTNLAQDARISLRGFGARSAFGVRGVDLLLDGVPMSQADGQGQLSSVMLDQVAYVDVIRGPLAGLYGSGAGGVIALSSAIPTQHRARIGLSGGQEGLRRQSLNLEGNIDGLAASLGVAAMEQLGARPHAYAERQQWNAQVFYTLTDTLQINLKHAHTQDPLLQDPLGLTPEQWQNDPYQANPLAEQFNTHKRVDHRQTSVSLRQEQDDWRWQAAAWTGVRDITQYLGFSGAALNSSGGVVDLARDFGGASINLGRDFLFWHRPLNITLGADWAYMDDRRRGYVNNQGIAGDLRRDESGEVESSDAFAVLQWQWNSALDVYAGLRRSRVDFSVKDYFINVNNPDDSGARDYRDQSYAMGGRYQSGKNWSFFFSAGGGFETPTLTEMAYRNEGPGLNIALDAARIRQQEAGVRVGNTVGELTLTAFAIDTQDELVVDQSIGGRTSYRNAAGTQREGVELSGHWNLNSHWRMQINAQVMDAYYSRAELVGHQLPGVAAEQYQWDIHYHPLANRQLIFSLGLHKRSRIASSDSNTSFAPGFYRIDMGVEGYRALADNSLHWWLKLANASDENYVGSVIVNQSNSRAFEPAQGRSLMVGVNLWFE from the coding sequence TTGGCGACAATTGCCCCGAGTACTGCATCGGAGTTGCTGCCAGTGAATGTGCCTGTTTATTCCTTCCCTTTATTTCATTTGTTGTTGGGTGCGGGCTTGTTATTGCCCTCACTCGCCTGGGCTTCATCGGGACAGGTGTTGGAAACGCTGGTGGTTACGGCAAAGCCAACAGTCCCATCAGCACTGTCGGTCAATCTGGTGACCAGGAGTACTCAGGATCTTTTACCTGGCCCTGGTGCGGAAGTGGCCGATTGGTTACAGGGATTGCCCGGTGTGCAGGTCGATAATCGAACCAATCTGGCACAGGACGCGCGCATCAGCCTGCGCGGCTTTGGCGCCCGTTCCGCCTTTGGGGTTCGCGGTGTTGATCTGTTGCTGGATGGTGTGCCCATGAGCCAGGCCGATGGGCAAGGGCAGTTGTCCTCGGTCATGTTGGATCAGGTCGCCTATGTCGACGTCATTCGTGGGCCGCTGGCTGGACTCTACGGTAGTGGCGCCGGTGGTGTTATTGCTTTGAGTTCCGCCATTCCCACACAGCATCGCGCCCGTATAGGTTTAAGCGGTGGCCAGGAAGGACTGCGCCGTCAAAGCCTTAACCTGGAGGGAAATATTGATGGACTTGCTGCTAGCCTGGGCGTTGCTGCCATGGAGCAATTGGGTGCAAGGCCTCATGCTTATGCCGAGCGACAGCAGTGGAATGCACAGGTTTTTTATACCCTGACCGATACCCTGCAAATCAACCTTAAACATGCGCACACCCAGGATCCCTTGCTGCAAGATCCCCTGGGACTAACACCAGAGCAATGGCAAAACGACCCCTACCAGGCCAATCCTCTGGCGGAACAATTCAATACCCACAAGCGCGTCGACCATCGTCAAACCAGTGTGTCATTGCGCCAGGAACAGGATGATTGGCGTTGGCAAGCTGCTGCCTGGACCGGCGTACGCGACATAACGCAATATCTCGGCTTTAGTGGCGCGGCACTCAATAGCAGTGGTGGTGTTGTTGATTTAGCGCGGGACTTTGGCGGAGCCAGTATCAATCTGGGACGCGATTTTTTATTCTGGCACCGGCCACTAAACATCACCCTGGGGGCAGATTGGGCGTACATGGATGATCGCCGGCGCGGGTATGTGAATAACCAGGGTATTGCCGGTGACTTGCGTCGCGATGAATCGGGTGAAGTGGAATCCAGCGATGCGTTTGCAGTGCTCCAGTGGCAATGGAATAGCGCATTGGATGTGTATGCCGGTTTACGTCGCAGTCGTGTGGATTTTTCGGTAAAGGATTATTTTATCAACGTTAATAATCCTGATGATTCTGGTGCACGCGATTATCGCGATCAGTCTTATGCAATGGGTGGGCGATACCAATCAGGTAAAAACTGGTCATTCTTTTTTTCGGCGGGTGGCGGGTTTGAAACGCCAACCCTAACGGAAATGGCATATCGCAATGAAGGCCCGGGTTTAAACATTGCATTGGATGCCGCACGTATTCGCCAGCAGGAGGCCGGTGTTCGTGTCGGCAATACAGTGGGGGAACTTACTCTGACAGCCTTTGCGATTGATACACAGGATGAACTGGTTGTCGACCAATCTATCGGTGGACGAACCAGTTATCGCAATGCAGCGGGTACGCAACGAGAGGGGGTGGAATTATCCGGGCACTGGAATCTGAATTCCCACTGGCGCATGCAAATCAATGCCCAGGTTATGGATGCCTATTACAGTCGTGCAGAATTGGTTGGCCATCAGTTGCCAGGTGTTGCTGCTGAACAGTATCAATGGGATATCCATTATCATCCGCTCGCCAATCGACAACTCATATTCAGCCTTGGCCTGCATAAGCGAAGTCGCATTGCCAGCAGTGATAGCAACACGTCCTTCGCTCCAGGATTTTATCGCATTGACATGGGGGTAGAGGGGTACAGGGCATTGGCCGATAATTCGCTGCACTGGTGGTTAAAGCTCGCCAATGCCAGCGATGAAAACTATGTTGGCTCCGTCATTGTCAACCAAAGCAATAGCCGCGCGTTTGAACCCGCCCAGGGCAGAAGCCTGATGGTAGGTGTGAATTTGTGGTTTGAATAA
- the argF gene encoding ornithine carbamoyltransferase, translating into MVPSKAPRHFLTLNDVNSAELQHIIARAIELKALLRQGKAPALFDNKVLAMIFEKNSTRTRVSFESGVAKLGGHAIFLSTKDSQLGRGEPIEDAARCIASMVDMVMIRTYGHATVERFAEYSRVPVINGLTDEYHPCQLLADIQTYVEQRGSLAGKTVAWVGDGNNMCNSYIQAAELCDFELRIATPKGFEPEDEFVTPYQHRASVSNDPREAVAGADLVVTDTWASMGQEDEKKQREKIFIGYQVNKELMSYAKSDALFMHCLPAYRGKEVSADILDAPDAVVWEEAENRMHAQNALMEFLFNQ; encoded by the coding sequence ATGGTTCCCTCAAAGGCACCGAGACATTTCCTAACCTTAAATGACGTCAATAGCGCCGAGCTGCAACACATCATCGCGCGCGCCATCGAACTCAAAGCCCTGCTCCGCCAGGGCAAAGCACCAGCCCTATTCGACAATAAAGTGCTGGCGATGATTTTCGAAAAAAACTCCACCCGTACCCGGGTCTCCTTTGAGTCCGGAGTTGCCAAGCTAGGTGGTCACGCTATTTTCCTGTCAACCAAGGATTCCCAGCTGGGCCGCGGCGAACCCATCGAAGATGCCGCACGCTGTATTGCCAGCATGGTAGACATGGTCATGATTCGCACCTATGGCCACGCCACCGTAGAACGTTTTGCCGAGTATTCGCGCGTCCCTGTCATCAACGGCCTGACCGACGAATACCACCCCTGTCAATTACTCGCCGATATCCAGACCTATGTGGAACAGCGCGGCTCACTGGCGGGAAAAACTGTTGCCTGGGTCGGCGATGGCAACAACATGTGTAACAGCTATATCCAGGCTGCCGAGTTGTGTGACTTTGAACTGCGTATCGCCACCCCCAAAGGTTTCGAACCGGAAGACGAATTTGTCACGCCTTACCAACATCGCGCCAGCGTTAGTAACGATCCGCGCGAAGCTGTTGCCGGTGCCGACCTGGTGGTTACCGATACCTGGGCGTCCATGGGCCAGGAAGATGAAAAGAAACAGCGCGAAAAGATTTTCATCGGCTACCAGGTCAACAAGGAACTGATGAGTTACGCCAAAAGCGATGCCCTGTTTATGCACTGCCTGCCCGCCTATCGCGGCAAGGAAGTCAGCGCCGATATCCTCGACGCACCCGATGCGGTGGTTTGGGAAGAAGCAGAAAACCGTATGCACGCGCAGAATGCGCTAATGGAATTTTTATTTAATCAATAG
- a CDS encoding tryptophan halogenase family protein, whose translation MSDSNNIQSIIILGGGTAGWMTAAALAKVITTRNCSITLIESEEIGTVGVGEATIPQISIFNSVLGIDENDFIKATQGTFKLGIEFVNWKSIGSAYIHPFSTYGTDLHNVQFYHYWQKAFKLGLSPDISDYSLNIQACYHNKFTRPMDVPNSPLAKIAYAYHFDAGLYARYLRRYAEALGVRRVEGKVTQVNKNHDNGFIKSLLLTDGSVHAADFFMDCSGFRGLLIEGALHTGYENWSHYLPADSAIAIPCRRVEPLIPYTRATAHTAGWQWRIPLQHRTGNGHVYSSQFIDDKSALDTLVNHLDGEPLAEPRQLRFVTGKRRKVWNKNCVALGLASGFLEPLESTSIHLVQSVISKFLGLFPRKDSFTAEQEKFNKYMDDEYLGIRDFIILHYKATQRDDSAFWNHCRTMEIPESLQRKLELYRSSSRLYRDNNELFDESSWLAVMHGQGIVAEGYNPIVDAMPVEELENRLRGIRQVISKCLDVIPTQDAYIDKYCRAGQL comes from the coding sequence ATGAGTGATTCCAATAATATCCAATCCATTATCATCCTCGGTGGCGGTACGGCGGGTTGGATGACCGCGGCTGCCCTGGCCAAGGTGATTACTACGCGCAATTGTTCGATTACTTTAATTGAATCGGAAGAGATAGGTACCGTGGGGGTGGGTGAAGCTACTATCCCGCAGATTTCCATTTTCAACAGTGTGCTGGGGATTGATGAAAATGATTTCATCAAGGCAACCCAGGGTACGTTTAAATTGGGCATTGAGTTTGTCAACTGGAAATCCATCGGCAGTGCGTATATTCATCCTTTTAGCACTTATGGTACAGATCTTCACAATGTACAATTTTACCATTATTGGCAAAAAGCATTTAAATTGGGCTTGTCACCGGATATCAGCGATTACTCGTTGAATATACAGGCGTGTTATCACAATAAATTTACCCGGCCAATGGATGTCCCCAATTCCCCTCTGGCCAAAATTGCGTATGCCTATCATTTTGATGCCGGCTTGTATGCGCGCTATTTACGCCGCTATGCAGAAGCGTTGGGAGTAAGGCGCGTTGAAGGCAAGGTTACCCAGGTCAATAAAAACCATGACAATGGTTTTATTAAAAGCCTGTTGTTGACGGATGGCTCGGTACACGCAGCGGATTTTTTTATGGATTGCAGCGGCTTCAGGGGGCTCTTGATTGAAGGTGCTTTGCATACAGGCTATGAAAACTGGTCCCATTATTTGCCGGCGGATAGCGCCATTGCCATTCCCTGCAGGCGTGTTGAACCATTGATTCCCTACACCCGCGCAACGGCTCACACAGCCGGTTGGCAATGGCGGATTCCCCTGCAACACCGCACGGGTAACGGTCATGTATACAGCAGCCAATTTATTGATGATAAGTCTGCACTGGATACTCTGGTCAATCATTTGGATGGCGAGCCGTTGGCCGAGCCGAGGCAGTTGCGCTTTGTCACGGGCAAGCGGCGCAAGGTATGGAATAAAAATTGTGTTGCACTTGGGTTGGCCAGCGGTTTTCTTGAACCCTTGGAATCCACCAGTATTCATCTGGTGCAATCAGTGATTTCAAAGTTTCTGGGACTTTTTCCACGGAAAGACAGTTTTACGGCGGAGCAGGAAAAATTTAATAAATACATGGATGATGAATATCTGGGTATCCGCGACTTTATTATTCTCCATTATAAAGCAACCCAGCGCGATGATTCGGCGTTCTGGAACCATTGCCGCACTATGGAGATTCCTGAATCCTTACAGCGCAAGTTGGAACTTTATCGTTCCAGTTCGCGCTTGTACCGGGATAACAATGAATTGTTTGATGAGTCCAGTTGGTTGGCAGTCATGCATGGCCAGGGGATAGTGGCTGAGGGGTACAACCCTATTGTAGATGCCATGCCTGTGGAAGAGTTGGAGAATCGTTTGCGCGGTATTCGCCAGGTGATTAGCAAATGCCTGGATGTGATACCGACACAGGATGCTTATATTGATAAGTATTGCAGGGCGGGGCAGTTGTAG
- a CDS encoding GGDEF domain-containing protein — protein sequence MTSFEITSDSPDIPPITGAAAKTIGVLIHRVDDDLAAALVLGLMQKAAQHDLRLVFFPGRHLHSTQLFNRQFNVLFDLAYHLPLDGILSLTNSYQAGAYEDEISQVFSLFGSTPLLSMNFVAPGNPSVIVDNRAGAELLFRHLIGIHGYRRIAYMRGADGHFDEEERFAAYLSALQKAHIPFEPALVVQGNFERDGGRRAMEELLARQVPFEALVAANDTMALAALTVAQERNLHVPGDFAICGFDNLLSAQREAPMITTVHQPMTTQVQIALELLLSHMQGNSIPLVTKVPMRLVVRQSCGCIGERGGARQDSKAFPAEQGANYRERILADLGLPETRATVYKSYLLFLEHCLRQFEKSGWMDVAIGEFANECLATEGDISHLQALVFYLQRHLLDVCPSLRSAPSVGHILACAEQLQKWQLVIIDKLRAYQLSIRQREEHDAEILSRLVKTQLTDFSLAGICQLLETTLRQIGVTQCVMGLYPHSFDYQLFGVDIPRELRLMLVMVNGELDQSRPGQLIPLDVLLGETPCINRSLVQVVLPIFHQNRHYGLLLLDMTDNPRIPLEWLRHELSSILVGAIVAEELQQQQQHLQRHLDIRNHQNARLINIVERDELTGLLNRRGFFHRAPAWVNSHGGRDIRLVFIDLDDLKKINDTHGHSEGDLALGVAASLISTSFRADDLIARLSGDEFVVLTSGQQGEEDLRGRLYQQFDRYNQTSNLAYHLGCSLGCYSFRAEEMVSLEALVAKADQLLYEEKRRRKRGRTD from the coding sequence TTGACCAGTTTTGAGATCACATCCGATTCGCCGGATATCCCCCCCATCACGGGTGCTGCTGCCAAAACCATTGGAGTACTGATTCATCGAGTTGATGATGACCTTGCCGCTGCCCTGGTATTGGGGCTTATGCAAAAAGCTGCCCAGCATGATTTGCGGCTGGTGTTTTTCCCCGGACGACACCTGCATTCTACCCAATTGTTTAATCGCCAATTCAATGTGCTGTTTGATTTGGCGTATCACTTGCCATTGGACGGTATTTTATCGCTTACCAACAGCTACCAGGCGGGAGCCTATGAGGACGAGATCAGCCAGGTATTCTCGCTGTTCGGTTCTACACCGCTGTTGAGTATGAATTTTGTGGCGCCGGGTAATCCCTCGGTCATTGTGGATAATCGCGCCGGTGCGGAGTTGCTGTTTCGCCACCTGATAGGGATCCACGGTTATCGCCGTATTGCCTATATGCGTGGAGCAGATGGCCACTTCGATGAAGAAGAGCGTTTTGCAGCGTATCTCTCCGCCTTGCAAAAAGCACATATTCCCTTTGAACCGGCGCTGGTTGTGCAGGGGAATTTTGAGCGCGATGGAGGGCGACGCGCCATGGAGGAGTTGCTGGCGCGACAGGTGCCATTTGAGGCGTTGGTCGCCGCCAATGACACCATGGCATTGGCGGCATTGACCGTAGCGCAGGAACGCAACCTGCATGTGCCGGGCGATTTTGCCATTTGCGGTTTTGATAATCTGCTGTCCGCCCAGCGCGAAGCACCTATGATTACTACCGTGCACCAACCCATGACGACCCAGGTGCAAATTGCCCTGGAGTTATTGTTGTCGCACATGCAGGGCAATTCCATTCCCCTGGTGACCAAGGTGCCTATGCGTTTGGTCGTGCGGCAATCCTGCGGTTGTATTGGTGAACGCGGTGGTGCACGGCAGGACAGCAAAGCTTTCCCGGCAGAGCAGGGGGCGAATTATCGCGAGCGGATATTGGCTGATCTGGGGTTGCCGGAAACACGGGCAACTGTCTATAAAAGCTATTTGCTATTCCTTGAGCATTGCTTACGTCAGTTTGAAAAATCCGGCTGGATGGATGTCGCTATTGGTGAATTCGCCAACGAATGCCTGGCAACTGAAGGTGATATTAGCCATTTACAGGCACTCGTGTTTTATTTGCAGCGCCATTTATTGGATGTGTGCCCCTCTTTACGCTCAGCGCCCTCTGTGGGGCATATCCTGGCGTGTGCAGAGCAGTTACAAAAGTGGCAATTGGTGATTATTGATAAATTGCGCGCTTATCAGCTATCGATTCGTCAACGTGAGGAGCATGATGCGGAGATACTTTCTCGTCTGGTTAAAACGCAACTGACCGATTTCTCGCTGGCGGGTATTTGTCAGCTGCTGGAGACAACTCTGCGCCAGATAGGGGTTACCCAATGCGTTATGGGACTTTATCCCCACAGTTTTGATTATCAATTATTTGGTGTGGATATTCCGCGCGAATTGCGTTTGATGTTAGTGATGGTCAATGGCGAATTAGACCAATCCCGCCCGGGGCAACTTATTCCTTTGGATGTTTTACTGGGCGAAACGCCTTGTATCAATCGCTCGTTGGTGCAGGTTGTATTGCCGATCTTCCACCAAAATCGACACTATGGTTTGTTGCTGCTGGATATGACGGATAATCCGCGCATTCCCCTGGAGTGGTTGCGCCATGAACTCTCCAGCATATTGGTAGGCGCCATAGTAGCTGAGGAGTTACAACAACAGCAGCAGCATTTGCAGCGTCATTTGGATATCCGCAACCATCAGAATGCCCGCCTTATCAATATTGTAGAGCGCGATGAATTGACGGGGTTACTCAACCGGCGCGGTTTTTTCCACCGCGCCCCAGCCTGGGTAAACAGCCACGGCGGGCGCGATATACGCCTGGTATTTATCGATCTTGATGATTTGAAAAAGATTAACGATACCCATGGACACAGTGAGGGCGATCTTGCATTGGGTGTTGCTGCAAGTTTGATCAGTACCAGTTTTCGTGCGGATGATTTAATCGCCCGTTTGAGTGGTGACGAATTTGTTGTGCTTACTTCCGGCCAGCAGGGTGAAGAGGATTTGCGGGGGCGACTGTACCAGCAATTCGACCGCTATAACCAAACCAGTAACCTGGCCTATCATCTCGGTTGCAGTTTGGGGTGTTACAGCTTTCGTGCAGAGGAGATGGTTTCCCTGGAAGCGTTGGTTGCCAAGGCGGACCAGTTGCTTTACGAGGAAAAACGTCGACGCAAGCGTGGACGTACTGACTAG
- a CDS encoding EAL domain-containing protein → MPHEFRQAFSELRQAFIAGLPERAHKLDQVWTHLHRLNWNEQGIRALQRFFHKLSGSSATYGYTSISGNAQYLAGYLQELLDLKRQPGNNEREHINQRIEALRQQMVQASELPSLTEAIGAPPLANQALYNQQLVYVIEPDRGHASLVCRYLRRAGLQTQFFENVGDCMTHPHENSPQAILLDADLHPEGVVAVIRSLKSLFSEPVPVLLMSARSDAHTRLRALRAGCDDYLIKPLNFNLLLEKLLQTLHQPNRIYRVMIVEDDQDMAELEAEILRYAGMEVLCINRPLQSLEKANTFKPDLAILDMHMPEMNGIELARLLRQDPEFLLLPIIFVTADTDVQLHRQIQALGVNALLVKPLAAEQLIKLCEQALVSTNSLKNRVARITQRSYQAHQITPGYFFAAVEEEIHNVNLGQDQSALYYLSPNHYQELVDRLDRIELSALHEAFCEHLGEILGTDEHWVELSPLVACVMTCRRSLQYHHQRGEQLAKHLSQHPYRIQANPLLLDFGVGLVPLNIKLGSAHQALLAAEEAFEQQTGHPPQGDNHIPTPPHPLVNTNAGFTGDSLDINKDLVLTFQPIISLEDAQIEHFSVLTRLRRSDGELIPASQFLRRLDEPGKRLELDRWVLQKAVSTIAENSSTREHATLFMHLDKETLAKKNFFSFAANVLRSSRLRGSGRLVFMLEEPWVLEHPALAQRIAQSLLDIECGICLTHAGNSEHSIRIINQLPLHYVRLSPHLTAQGYNPQELKAILAAARDNGVKVIATQIEDSHNLSSLWMQGIRLFEGFFIQPPDSVFHLQNDIVFAREFIQQPGFDPASQG, encoded by the coding sequence ATGCCCCATGAATTTCGTCAAGCCTTCAGCGAGCTACGCCAGGCATTTATTGCCGGTCTCCCCGAACGCGCCCACAAACTTGATCAGGTTTGGACCCATCTGCATCGCCTGAATTGGAACGAGCAAGGCATTCGCGCCCTGCAACGGTTCTTCCATAAACTCAGCGGCAGTAGTGCCACCTACGGCTACACCAGTATTAGTGGCAACGCCCAATACCTGGCTGGCTACCTGCAGGAACTGCTGGACCTCAAACGCCAACCGGGCAACAACGAACGCGAACATATCAACCAGCGTATAGAAGCGCTGCGACAGCAGATGGTGCAGGCGAGCGAGCTGCCCAGCCTGACAGAGGCGATCGGTGCGCCACCACTGGCCAACCAAGCCCTCTATAACCAACAGTTGGTGTATGTCATTGAGCCTGATCGCGGCCATGCATCTCTCGTATGTCGCTACCTGCGCCGCGCCGGTTTGCAAACCCAATTCTTTGAAAATGTGGGTGACTGCATGACCCACCCCCATGAAAACAGTCCGCAGGCCATCCTGCTCGATGCCGACCTTCACCCCGAAGGGGTCGTTGCCGTTATACGTTCACTCAAGTCGTTATTCAGCGAGCCGGTACCGGTGTTGCTTATGTCCGCGCGCAGTGATGCCCACACTCGCCTGCGCGCATTGCGCGCCGGTTGCGATGACTACCTTATCAAGCCGCTGAACTTTAATTTACTGCTGGAAAAGCTGCTGCAAACCCTGCATCAACCCAATCGTATCTACCGCGTCATGATTGTGGAGGATGACCAGGATATGGCCGAGCTGGAAGCGGAAATCCTGCGCTACGCCGGTATGGAAGTCCTGTGTATCAACCGCCCCCTGCAAAGCCTGGAGAAAGCCAACACGTTCAAACCGGACCTGGCCATCCTGGATATGCACATGCCGGAAATGAACGGCATAGAACTGGCCAGACTGCTGCGCCAGGACCCGGAGTTTTTACTATTGCCCATTATCTTTGTGACGGCAGATACCGATGTGCAGCTACATCGGCAAATCCAGGCCCTGGGGGTTAATGCGCTGCTGGTAAAACCGCTCGCAGCAGAGCAACTGATCAAACTCTGCGAGCAAGCGCTGGTCAGTACCAATTCACTGAAAAACCGGGTGGCGCGTATTACCCAACGCAGCTACCAGGCTCACCAGATTACGCCCGGTTATTTCTTTGCCGCCGTGGAAGAGGAAATCCACAACGTCAATCTCGGCCAGGACCAAAGCGCCCTTTATTACCTGAGTCCTAACCATTACCAGGAACTGGTTGATCGCCTGGATCGCATTGAACTCAGCGCCTTACATGAAGCCTTTTGCGAACACCTGGGGGAAATCCTCGGAACGGATGAGCATTGGGTTGAGCTGTCGCCCTTAGTGGCCTGTGTGATGACCTGTCGACGCAGCCTGCAATACCACCACCAACGTGGAGAACAATTGGCCAAGCACCTGAGCCAACACCCCTACCGTATCCAGGCTAATCCCCTACTATTGGATTTTGGCGTGGGCTTGGTGCCCCTGAACATCAAGCTCGGTAGTGCGCACCAGGCGCTCCTGGCCGCTGAAGAAGCCTTTGAACAACAAACCGGTCACCCTCCGCAAGGTGATAACCATATCCCGACACCGCCCCATCCCTTGGTCAATACAAACGCCGGATTCACTGGAGATTCGTTGGATATCAACAAGGATCTGGTACTGACCTTCCAGCCAATCATTAGCCTGGAAGACGCCCAGATAGAGCACTTTTCGGTACTCACCCGCCTGCGCCGCAGCGATGGCGAACTGATTCCCGCCAGTCAGTTCCTGCGCCGCCTGGACGAGCCCGGCAAGCGCCTGGAATTGGATCGCTGGGTCTTGCAAAAAGCAGTCAGCACCATCGCCGAAAACAGCAGTACCCGCGAACACGCCACACTCTTTATGCACCTGGATAAGGAAACCCTGGCGAAAAAGAACTTCTTTTCCTTTGCCGCCAATGTACTGCGCTCTTCCCGCCTACGCGGCAGTGGTCGCCTGGTATTTATGCTAGAAGAACCCTGGGTACTTGAACACCCTGCCCTGGCCCAGCGCATTGCCCAATCCCTGCTCGACATAGAATGCGGTATCTGCCTGACCCATGCCGGTAACAGCGAGCACAGTATCCGGATTATTAACCAATTGCCCCTGCATTACGTCCGGCTTTCACCGCACCTGACCGCGCAGGGCTACAACCCCCAGGAGTTGAAAGCCATACTGGCTGCCGCACGGGATAATGGCGTCAAGGTTATCGCCACCCAGATCGAGGATTCACACAACCTCTCAAGCTTGTGGATGCAAGGTATCCGCTTATTCGAGGGCTTTTTTATCCAACCGCCAGACAGTGTTTTCCACCTGCAAAACGACATTGTGTTTGCCAGGGAGTTTATACAACAGCCAGGTTTTGACCCTGCCAGCCAAGGCTGA